A genomic segment from Nodularia sphaerocarpa UHCC 0038 encodes:
- a CDS encoding molybdenum cofactor guanylyltransferase has product MSINDNQLLSAIVLAGGKSSRMGEDKALISIGGMPLLQLVCGVAAGCTDNVYVVTPWPERYKHLVLPSCQFIQEVALSPSSDHGPLVGFAQGLAQVKTDWVLLLACDLPRLRVEVLQGWARELDHVEDEAIATLVHHKKGWEPLCGFYRRRCLPQLLEFINQGGQSFQQWLNQHPIQVLYLPVSEMLFNCNTPEDLALLK; this is encoded by the coding sequence ATGAGTATAAATGATAATCAGTTACTCAGCGCTATTGTTTTAGCTGGTGGAAAGAGTTCTCGCATGGGTGAGGATAAAGCCTTGATTTCTATTGGCGGGATGCCTTTGTTACAGTTAGTTTGTGGTGTGGCCGCAGGTTGTACAGATAATGTTTATGTAGTCACTCCCTGGCCAGAACGCTATAAACACTTAGTATTACCTAGTTGCCAATTTATTCAAGAAGTAGCTTTGTCTCCCTCATCTGACCACGGTCCACTAGTAGGATTTGCCCAAGGGTTGGCGCAGGTAAAAACAGATTGGGTGTTGTTACTGGCTTGTGATTTGCCTCGGTTGCGGGTTGAGGTGTTGCAAGGATGGGCGCGTGAACTTGATCATGTGGAGGATGAGGCGATCGCCACTTTGGTTCATCATAAGAAAGGCTGGGAACCTCTATGTGGTTTCTATCGCCGTCGCTGTCTACCACAACTTTTAGAGTTTATCAATCAAGGGGGGCAGTCATTCCAGCAGTGGCTGAATCAGCATCCTATACAAGTTTTGTATTTACCAGTATCAGAGATGTTATTTAATTGTAATACACCAGAAGACTTGGCTTTGCTCAAATAA
- a CDS encoding thioredoxin domain-containing protein: MTNRLAEAKSLYLRKHAENPIDWWSWCDEALATARDQNKPIFLSIGYSSCHWCTVMEGEAFSDGAIAEYMNANFLPIKVDREERPDLDSIYMQALQMMSGQGGWPLNVFLSPEDLVPFYAGTYFPVEPRYGRPGFLQVLQALRRYYDTEKEDLSQRKAVIIESLLTSAVLQDGATNQVAENELLRQGWETSTGVITRNQSGNSFPMIPYAELALRGTRFLFPSQYDGKQICSQRGLDLALGGIYDHVGGGFHRYTVDPSWTVPHFEKMLYDNGQIVEYLANLWGDGVKEPAFMRSVAGTVEWLRREMTAPEGYFYAAQDADSFTRATDVEPEEGAFYVWSYSELEELLTPEELTELQQQFTVTPNGNFEGQNVLQRRHQGELSATIEVALSKLFAARYGKKPELLKIFPPAANNQEAKTGGWPGRIPAVTDTKMIVAWNSLMISGLARAGVVFQQPLYLEMAVQAANFILQQQFVDGRFHRLNYQGEAVVLAQSEDYALFIKALLDLYASLPKQKYWLERAIALQDQFNEFLWSVELGGYFNTATDASQDLIVRERSYADNATPSANGVAIANLVRLSLLTDNLDYLDLAEQGLKAFSSVMRSAPQACPSLFTALDWYRNSTLIRSTLEQIIPLMTKYLPVTEFAVVSDLPSGSVGLVCQGFQCLAPAEGEEQLLQQVQQSQTRA, encoded by the coding sequence ATGACTAATCGCCTTGCTGAAGCTAAGAGTCTCTATCTCCGCAAACACGCCGAAAACCCGATTGATTGGTGGTCTTGGTGTGATGAAGCTCTTGCAACTGCAAGGGATCAAAATAAACCGATTTTCCTTTCTATTGGTTATTCCAGTTGCCACTGGTGTACTGTCATGGAAGGTGAGGCTTTTTCTGATGGGGCTATTGCTGAGTACATGAATGCCAATTTTTTACCTATTAAAGTAGATAGGGAAGAAAGACCAGACCTCGATAGTATCTATATGCAAGCTTTGCAGATGATGAGTGGTCAAGGTGGTTGGCCTTTAAATGTGTTTTTATCCCCAGAGGATTTGGTGCCTTTTTACGCTGGAACTTATTTTCCTGTGGAACCGCGCTACGGTCGTCCGGGATTTTTGCAAGTTCTACAAGCTCTGCGCCGCTACTACGATACAGAAAAAGAAGATTTAAGCCAACGTAAAGCAGTGATTATTGAGTCGCTCCTCACCTCTGCGGTATTGCAAGATGGGGCGACAAATCAAGTTGCAGAAAATGAATTGCTTCGCCAAGGTTGGGAAACTAGCACAGGCGTAATTACTCGGAATCAGTCCGGTAATAGCTTTCCGATGATCCCCTATGCAGAATTAGCTTTACGGGGAACTCGGTTTTTATTTCCATCTCAGTATGATGGCAAACAAATTTGTAGTCAACGCGGACTAGATTTAGCTTTGGGGGGTATTTATGATCATGTCGGTGGTGGTTTTCATCGCTATACTGTTGATCCCTCTTGGACAGTGCCTCACTTTGAAAAGATGCTCTATGACAATGGTCAAATTGTGGAGTATCTCGCAAATTTATGGGGTGATGGAGTTAAAGAACCGGCTTTTATGAGGTCTGTGGCTGGGACTGTGGAATGGTTACGGCGGGAAATGACGGCTCCAGAAGGTTATTTTTATGCGGCTCAAGATGCTGATAGTTTTACTCGCGCGACGGATGTAGAACCGGAGGAAGGCGCTTTTTATGTCTGGAGTTATAGCGAACTTGAAGAACTGTTAACGCCAGAGGAACTAACGGAATTACAACAACAGTTTACGGTGACACCTAATGGGAATTTTGAAGGACAAAATGTTTTACAACGTCGTCATCAGGGGGAACTGAGCGCAACGATAGAAGTTGCTTTAAGTAAGTTGTTTGCGGCGCGTTATGGTAAGAAGCCAGAATTATTGAAAATTTTTCCGCCTGCTGCTAATAATCAGGAGGCTAAAACTGGCGGTTGGCCTGGGCGGATTCCGGCGGTTACTGATACTAAGATGATTGTGGCTTGGAATAGTTTGATGATTTCTGGGTTGGCTAGGGCTGGTGTGGTTTTTCAACAACCGTTATATCTGGAAATGGCTGTACAAGCGGCAAATTTTATTCTGCAACAACAGTTTGTAGATGGGCGTTTCCACAGACTTAATTATCAGGGTGAAGCGGTTGTGTTGGCACAGTCGGAAGATTATGCTTTGTTTATTAAGGCGTTACTGGATTTATACGCTAGTTTACCAAAACAAAAATATTGGTTAGAAAGGGCGATCGCACTACAAGATCAATTCAATGAGTTTCTCTGGAGTGTAGAATTAGGTGGCTATTTCAATACCGCTACTGATGCTAGTCAGGATCTAATTGTACGCGAACGCAGTTATGCAGATAATGCTACACCATCTGCGAATGGAGTGGCGATCGCTAATTTAGTCCGTCTTTCCCTACTCACCGATAATTTAGATTATCTGGATTTAGCCGAGCAAGGACTGAAAGCTTTTAGTAGCGTGATGCGTAGCGCTCCCCAGGCTTGTCCGAGTTTGTTTACAGCCTTAGATTGGTATCGTAATTCTACTTTGATTCGCAGCACGCTTGAGCAGATAATTCCTCTGATGACTAAGTATCTACCTGTGACGGAGTTTGCTGTGGTGTCTGATTTACCATCGGGTAGCGTTGGTTTAGTTTGCCAAGGTTTCCAGTGTCTTGCACCGGCTGAAGGTGAAGAACAGTTGTTACAGCAAGTGCAGCAAAGTCAGACTAGGGCTTGA
- the clpP gene encoding ATP-dependent Clp endopeptidase proteolytic subunit ClpP: MIPIVVEQSGRGERAFDIYSRLLRERIIFLGQQVDNEIANLIVAQLLFLDSEDSEKDIYLYINSPGGSVMAGMGIFDTMKHIRPDVCTICTGLGASMGAFLLSAGAKGKRMSLPHSRIMIHQPLGGAQGQATDIEIQAREILYHKQRLNEYLAEHTGQPIERIAEDTERDFFMSPEQAKEYGLIDQVIDRHAAGSRPVVSMSRE; encoded by the coding sequence ATGATTCCTATCGTTGTTGAACAATCGGGTCGAGGCGAACGCGCCTTTGATATCTACTCACGACTATTGCGTGAGCGCATCATATTTTTGGGACAACAGGTTGATAATGAAATTGCCAATTTGATTGTTGCCCAACTGCTATTCTTGGATTCTGAAGACTCGGAGAAAGATATTTATTTGTATATTAATTCTCCGGGCGGTTCGGTAATGGCTGGCATGGGAATTTTTGATACCATGAAGCACATCCGTCCTGATGTCTGTACTATTTGTACTGGACTAGGAGCAAGCATGGGTGCTTTCCTCCTTAGTGCAGGTGCTAAGGGTAAGCGAATGAGTCTACCCCATTCTCGGATCATGATTCACCAACCCTTGGGTGGCGCTCAGGGACAAGCCACTGATATTGAAATTCAAGCGCGCGAAATTTTATACCACAAGCAACGGCTAAATGAATATCTAGCTGAACATACTGGTCAACCAATTGAGCGTATTGCTGAAGATACCGAACGCGACTTCTTTATGTCTCCAGAGCAAGCTAAGGAATATGGCTTGATTGACCAAGTTATTGACCGTCACGCTGCTGGTAGCCGTCCGGTTGTCTCAATGAGTAGGGAGTAG
- a CDS encoding ribonuclease R family protein, which yields MEFSIATLLANFTDDKLVARKVLEKKLGCEDEISLQKLHIALEVLEKIGILVKERGKYRRVAEEGVIEAKLRCSSKGFCFAIQDVEGAEDIYIRESHLSNAWNGDRVLVRVLKEGSRRRSPEGEVKLILERSNHTLLARIKPVDNGFRAVPLDDRLLFELKIQTNGMKLEEAIDHLAHVEVLRYPLAQYPPLGRVVQILGSDAEAAADIDLVTCKHDLSRNFPESVLEAAAKLPKRLLKADLKDKLDLRNLFTLTIAGVNVDSKFIENAFSLEKTAEGHWLLGFHIADVSHYVHPDEPLDRESVKRGKSVYLGDLLLPMLPEAVAERCSFVEGSDRLALSFLIAIDPQSGEALEWEIQPSIINVDAALSRQEAEAILTGDCEDEVPKVIEILQDLETLKKAVKQTRLARGSLQLNLPPNQNPYYDEGILGAVLVNDLPVRSLLTEFVLLVNELMAKHLSALGIPAIWRVQGTPDTEDVQEMLKLAINLGVELTLEAEVEIQPLDYQHLTGAFAESPSEQVLTYLLQDTLKPAAYNTTKGTHFGLSLQEYTHCTSPLRRYPDLLMQRVYYKLLEYGRDRRNTRVKERVNLRHSSSHNEINWNVLPPELQQELQSDLHRVIIQINDREKEVQEAEADLAGLQKAQLMKQRIGQVFQGVITGVQSYGFFVEIEVPAAESIPGEDISVSLRVEGLVHVSSLKDDWYEYRARQQALFGRKNRASYRLGDRVAVQVKSVDYYRQQIDLVTVSSDLVAKGLGVNATHSDASDIYLPSNLDYAGDE from the coding sequence ATGGAATTTTCTATCGCTACACTCCTTGCCAATTTCACTGATGATAAATTGGTTGCTCGTAAAGTTTTGGAAAAGAAACTAGGTTGCGAGGATGAAATTAGTTTACAAAAACTTCACATTGCCTTGGAAGTTCTGGAAAAAATTGGAATTCTGGTGAAAGAACGCGGCAAATATCGCCGGGTGGCAGAAGAAGGCGTAATTGAAGCCAAACTCCGTTGTTCTAGTAAAGGCTTTTGCTTTGCTATTCAAGATGTGGAAGGAGCCGAGGATATTTATATTCGTGAAAGCCATCTGAGTAATGCTTGGAATGGCGATCGCGTTTTGGTAAGAGTCCTCAAAGAAGGTAGTCGTCGCCGTTCTCCAGAAGGCGAGGTTAAGCTGATCCTGGAACGTTCCAACCACACATTACTGGCAAGAATTAAGCCAGTAGACAACGGTTTTCGGGCTGTACCTTTAGATGATCGACTGCTGTTTGAACTCAAAATCCAAACAAACGGCATGAAATTAGAAGAAGCCATTGACCACCTCGCCCACGTTGAAGTGCTGCGTTATCCTCTAGCACAATATCCCCCACTGGGTCGAGTGGTACAAATCTTGGGTAGTGATGCTGAGGCTGCTGCTGATATAGATTTGGTAACTTGTAAACACGATTTATCCCGTAATTTCCCTGAGTCAGTTCTAGAGGCAGCCGCTAAGTTGCCCAAAAGGCTCCTGAAAGCAGACCTGAAAGACAAACTGGATTTACGCAATTTATTTACCCTGACGATTGCAGGTGTAAATGTTGACAGTAAATTCATTGAGAATGCTTTCAGTTTAGAAAAAACAGCAGAAGGACATTGGCTTTTAGGCTTTCATATTGCTGATGTTTCCCATTATGTTCACCCTGACGAACCTTTAGATAGAGAATCTGTGAAGCGGGGTAAGTCAGTGTATTTGGGCGATTTGCTGTTGCCAATGTTACCCGAAGCTGTAGCAGAACGCTGTTCATTTGTAGAAGGAAGCGATCGCCTAGCCCTGTCTTTCTTAATTGCCATTGATCCACAGTCTGGAGAAGCCTTGGAGTGGGAAATTCAGCCGAGCATCATCAATGTCGATGCAGCATTGAGCCGGCAAGAAGCAGAAGCCATTCTCACAGGTGACTGTGAAGATGAAGTTCCCAAGGTAATTGAGATTTTGCAAGACCTAGAAACATTGAAAAAGGCAGTGAAACAAACGCGCCTAGCTCGTGGGAGCTTGCAGTTGAATCTACCACCTAACCAAAACCCCTACTATGATGAGGGGATTTTAGGAGCAGTATTGGTCAATGATTTACCAGTGCGATCGCTCTTGACAGAGTTTGTGCTACTAGTTAACGAACTCATGGCCAAACATCTGAGTGCTTTAGGTATTCCCGCCATTTGGCGAGTCCAAGGTACACCGGATACCGAAGATGTTCAGGAAATGCTGAAATTAGCGATCAATTTGGGCGTAGAACTGACACTAGAAGCAGAAGTAGAGATTCAACCTTTAGATTATCAGCACTTAACAGGGGCTTTTGCTGAATCCCCATCAGAGCAAGTTCTGACCTATCTATTGCAAGATACACTCAAGCCAGCTGCCTATAACACCACTAAAGGAACGCACTTTGGTTTATCACTACAGGAGTATACTCACTGTACTTCTCCTCTGCGACGATACCCAGATTTGCTGATGCAAAGAGTGTATTATAAGTTACTAGAGTATGGGCGCGATCGCCGCAACACCCGTGTAAAAGAGCGAGTTAACCTGCGCCATTCTTCTTCTCACAACGAAATTAACTGGAACGTTCTCCCACCAGAATTGCAACAAGAACTCCAAAGTGATTTGCATCGGGTAATTATCCAGATTAACGACAGAGAAAAAGAAGTCCAAGAAGCGGAAGCCGATTTAGCCGGACTGCAAAAAGCCCAACTGATGAAACAGCGCATCGGTCAGGTATTCCAGGGCGTAATTACTGGTGTACAGTCTTATGGCTTCTTTGTGGAAATTGAAGTTCCAGCCGCCGAATCGATTCCTGGAGAAGATATCAGCGTTTCTTTACGGGTTGAAGGACTGGTACACGTCAGTTCCCTCAAAGATGATTGGTATGAATACCGCGCCAGACAACAGGCACTATTTGGGCGCAAAAATCGAGCTTCTTACAGACTAGGCGATCGCGTAGCTGTGCAAGTTAAAAGTGTCGATTACTATCGTCAGCAAATTGATTTAGTAACTGTCAGCAGTGATCTTGTCGCTAAAGGTTTGGGTGTCAATGCTACTCATAGTGACGCATCAGATATCTACTTACCCAGCAACTTAGATTATGCAGGGGATGAGTGA
- a CDS encoding flavin prenyltransferase UbiX, which translates to MSNNSKPLILGISGASGLIYAVHALKYLLAADYEIELVASKSTYMVWASEQETRMPAEPTAQEQFWREQARVAVGGKLRCHPWGDVGAGIASGSFRTLGMIIMPCSMSTVAKIAGGLSSDLLERAADVQIKEGRKLVIVPRETPFSLIHLRNLTTLAEAGVRVVPAIPAWYHNPQSIEDLVDFVVARALDQLDIDCIPIQRWQGSK; encoded by the coding sequence GTGTCAAACAACTCTAAACCCCTTATATTAGGCATATCTGGTGCATCTGGTCTCATCTACGCCGTTCACGCCCTCAAATATCTGCTCGCAGCAGACTATGAGATTGAACTAGTAGCCTCTAAATCAACTTACATGGTCTGGGCCAGCGAACAGGAAACTCGAATGCCAGCAGAACCAACCGCACAAGAGCAATTCTGGCGAGAACAAGCAAGAGTAGCTGTTGGGGGTAAACTACGCTGCCATCCTTGGGGTGATGTGGGAGCCGGAATCGCTAGCGGTTCTTTTCGCACCTTAGGGATGATTATTATGCCATGTAGCATGAGTACAGTGGCGAAGATTGCAGGTGGCTTAAGTTCCGACTTACTAGAACGGGCTGCTGATGTCCAGATAAAAGAAGGGCGAAAGCTCGTCATCGTTCCCCGTGAAACGCCATTTAGCCTGATTCACCTGCGAAACTTAACAACTTTAGCAGAAGCTGGAGTCAGAGTTGTTCCAGCCATTCCAGCTTGGTATCACAATCCTCAAAGCATTGAGGACTTAGTTGATTTTGTAGTTGCCCGTGCCTTAGATCAACTAGATATTGATTGCATTCCTATTCAGAGGTGGCAAGGAAGTAAGTAA
- a CDS encoding LapA family protein, protein MAVIRLILLVAVLGILTLLLVQNWSPVLSLVFLGVRTLPLPLAMWILFSTAAGALTSLLVTTLLKVSNYFGEPQRQRPYKSAGTSHRAKATSREEAQPPAYRPSTAASKTDFATSNEFDDWETNDRRNDDWDFDQQQPEAPTSSPQTPPVRDSQTYERQQEPQRRSQSGSVYSYNYRDPKNTAVGKTESVYDADYRVIIPPYEPPTTNPVDEPGDDDDDDWKFFEDDDFENDDERSRK, encoded by the coding sequence ATGGCTGTAATTCGCTTAATTCTATTAGTGGCAGTACTAGGGATACTCACACTGTTGTTAGTTCAAAATTGGTCGCCTGTCCTATCCCTCGTATTTTTGGGTGTGCGAACTCTACCATTACCACTGGCAATGTGGATTCTTTTTAGTACTGCTGCTGGTGCTTTGACATCTTTACTCGTTACTACCTTGCTGAAGGTATCAAATTATTTTGGGGAACCACAACGCCAAAGACCATATAAATCAGCAGGAACTTCACACCGCGCGAAAGCGACTTCTAGAGAAGAAGCTCAACCACCAGCTTATAGACCTTCTACCGCAGCTAGTAAAACCGATTTTGCTACCAGTAATGAATTTGACGATTGGGAGACAAATGATCGTAGAAATGATGATTGGGACTTTGATCAACAACAACCAGAAGCACCTACCTCCAGTCCTCAAACTCCACCAGTTCGAGACTCTCAAACCTACGAACGCCAACAAGAACCTCAACGTCGTTCCCAATCTGGTTCGGTTTACTCCTACAACTATCGTGATCCAAAAAATACTGCTGTAGGAAAAACCGAATCCGTTTATGATGCTGATTACCGGGTGATCATCCCCCCTTATGAACCACCGACTACTAACCCAGTGGATGAACCAGGCGATGATGATGACGACGATTGGAAGTTTTTTGAAGACGACGATTTTGAGAATGATGATGAGCGATCGCGTAAGTAA
- a CDS encoding shikimate kinase, with the protein MSSLLQGVNLYLIGMMGAGKTTVGQLLANHLGYRFLDTDSVITQSAGRSINQLFAEEGEPAFRQLESDVLAQVCAYTQLTVATGGGIVLRRENWSYLHHGLVVWLDVPVELLYTRLAEDTTRPLLQDADPHGKLRSLLEERTPLYSQADLKITVREEETPEEIANRIIEAIPSVVKPQVSH; encoded by the coding sequence GTGAGCAGCTTATTACAAGGAGTCAACCTGTACTTAATTGGCATGATGGGCGCTGGTAAAACAACGGTAGGACAATTACTAGCAAACCATCTGGGTTATAGGTTTTTAGATACTGATAGTGTAATTACTCAATCCGCAGGAAGATCCATCAATCAGCTTTTTGCTGAAGAAGGTGAACCAGCGTTTCGCCAGTTAGAAAGCGATGTATTGGCACAAGTGTGTGCTTATACTCAGTTAACTGTAGCCACAGGTGGAGGTATCGTGTTGCGGCGAGAAAACTGGAGTTACCTACACCACGGTTTAGTTGTGTGGCTAGATGTGCCAGTGGAATTACTCTACACCCGCTTGGCAGAAGATACCACAAGACCATTATTACAAGATGCTGATCCTCATGGCAAATTGCGATCGCTTCTTGAAGAACGAACACCACTTTACTCCCAAGCTGATCTCAAAATCACTGTCAGAGAAGAAGAAACACCTGAAGAAATTGCTAACCGAATCATAGAAGCAATTCCCAGCGTTGTTAAACCACAAGTTTCTCATTAA
- a CDS encoding PCP reductase family protein produces MNDSNFNDALGWTSEAQAKFQNIPFFVRSQAKARIEQLARQAQKKVVTADLVEQARLEFGQ; encoded by the coding sequence ATGAATGATTCAAATTTTAATGATGCTTTGGGCTGGACATCAGAAGCTCAGGCAAAATTTCAGAATATTCCTTTTTTTGTCCGTTCCCAAGCGAAAGCCCGAATTGAACAGTTAGCACGTCAAGCCCAGAAAAAGGTTGTGACAGCCGATTTGGTTGAACAGGCTAGGCTGGAATTTGGACAGTAA